The proteins below come from a single Papaver somniferum cultivar HN1 chromosome 11, ASM357369v1, whole genome shotgun sequence genomic window:
- the LOC113324448 gene encoding probable serine/threonine-protein kinase At1g54610, which translates to MILRKLEGLITYRLSTSVYLVFEYTEHDIAGLSSCPDIKFSESQVKCYMYQLLSGLEHCHSRGIMHRDIKGSNLLVSDDGALKIADFGLENFVSVGHIQPLTSRVVTLWYRPPELLLGSTSYGQSVDLWSDDLGSRGRTEFAGEGSKKVQQKLQESMRGSAAVVATEVQCRERGSGDGSDCRPDYKEKRGFPLQISEIQ; encoded by the exons ATGATTCTCCGCAAACTGGAGGGACTAATTACTTATAGACTGTCAactagtgtatatcttgttttcgAGTACACGGAACATGATATTGCTGGTTTATCATCTTGTCCTGACATCAAGTTCAGTGAATCACAG GTTAAATGCTATATGTATCAACTACTATCTGGCCTTGAACACTGTCATTCAAGAGGTATAATGCACAGAGATATCAAGGGATCCAACCTTCTTGTTAGTGATGATGGAGCTCTGAAGATAGCTGATTTTGGCCTGGAAAATTTTGTTAGTGTCGGGCACATTCAACCATTAACTAGTCGAGTTGTTACTTTATGGTATCGGCCTCCTGAACTTTTGCTTGGATCCACCAGTTATGGGCAATCTGTTGATCTATGGAGT GATGATCTCGGAAGCCGAGGAAGGACAGAATTTGCTGGAGAAGGCAGTAAAAAAGTGCAGCAGAAGTTACAGGAAAGTATGAGAGGCAGTGCTGCTGTTGTTGCAACAGAAGTGCAATGCAGGGAAAGAGGTTCAGGTGATGGCAGTGATTGCAG GCCAGATTATAAGGAGAAACGAGGGTTTCCGCTACAGATTAGTGAAATTCAGTGA
- the LOC113322210 gene encoding glucosidase 2 subunit beta-like, translating into MKLYQFLHLFLLFGLFCLLSIPRSYSSSPSPSRESLGISPENANYVKSDIIKCKDGSKKFAKAQLNDDFCDCADGTDEPGTSACSRGKFYCKNTGHVALSLFSSRVNDGICDCCDGSDEYDGKVKCPNTCWESGKVARDKLQKKIATYKEGVTIRNQEIELAKQGISKGEAELSKLKSEEKILKGLVQQLKDRKEQIDKAEEKERLEKEKEKEEKKKKESEEKTDGEEKDSKETQHEEGQSGTSDEPSSEQDVSEFNPNDAVGAENEASHSDGVEQDAAADKKTTVETGSVHGDHDVESNESQDEAAEQEKHGSENTEGLSKEELGRLVASRWTGENSGEKNREVDDAKKEEKIGKSETQENEHNEDDDGYNSSEDNYKYDEDSPEEDIDDDFEEDDHHNADASYKSDSEDQTDYSDISTTTSPSWLEKIQQTVRNILQAVNLFQSPIDKSEAAHIRKEYDDASSKLSKIQSRISSLTKKLESDFGPEKEFYTFYDRCFENKQKKYVYKVCAYKQASQVEGHSSTQLGHWEKFEDSYRTMLFSNGDKCWNGPDRSLKVKLRCGLNNELTDVDEPSRCEYVAILSTPALCLEEKLKELQRKLDLMNMEQPQSHDEL; encoded by the exons ATGAAACTCTATCAATTTCTTCACCTCTTCCTTCTCTTTGGgctcttttgtttgctttcaatCCCTagatcatattcttcttctccttctccctcTAGAGAATCACTTGGAATCTCTCCTGAAA ATGCGAACTACGTCAAGTCGGATATTATAAAATGTAAAGATGGATCTAAGAAATTTGCTAAAGCTCAGCTCAATGATGATTTCTGTGATTGCGCAGACGGAACTGATGAACCAG GAACATCAGCTTGCTCCAGGGGAAAGTTCTACTGTAAGAATACTGGACATGTTGCTCTTTCATTATTCTCTTCCAGAGTGAATGACGGTATTTGTG ATTGCTGTGATGGTAGTGATGAATATGATGGTAAGGTGAAGTGTCCAAACACATGTTGGGAGTCTGGCAAAGTGGCTAGAGACAAATTGCAGAAGAAGATTGCAACGTATAAGGAGGGTGTCACTATACGGAACCAGGAAATTGAACTAGCAAAACAAGGTATATCAAAAGGTGAAGCAGAATTGTCAAAGCTCAAGAGTGAAGAAAAGATACTCAAAGGGCTTGTTCAACAACTAAAAG ATCGCAAGGAACAAATTGATAAAGCAGAGGAGAAAGAGCGCttagaaaaggaaaaggaaaaggaagaaaagaagaaaaaggaatctGAGGAGAAAACAGATGGAGAAGAAAAGGATTCCAAGGAAACACAACATGAGGAAGGTCAGAGTGGGACTTCGGATGAACCTTCATCAGAACAG GATGTGTCAGAATTTAATCCCAATGATGCTGTTGGAGCTGAAAATGAAGCATCTCACAGTGACGGGGTAGAGCAG GATGCAGCAGCTGATAAGAAAACAACAGTTGAAACTGGAAGTGTTCATGGGGATCATGATGTTGAAAGTAACGAATCTCAGGATGAAGCAGCTGAACAG GAGAAACATGGGTCAGAAAATACAGAAGGATTGTCAAAGGAAGAGTTGGGTCGACTTGTTGCGTCACGTTGGACGGGGGAAAATTCAGGAGAGAAAAATAGGGAAGTAGATGATGCGAAAAAGGAGGAAAAGATAGGGAAGTCAGAGACACAAGAGAATGAACATAATGAGGATGATGACGGGTATAATTCATCAGAAGATAACTATAAATATGATGAGGATTCTCCTGAGGAAGATATCGATGACGACTTTGAAGAAGATGATCACCATAACGCTGATGCCTCGTACAAATCTGACTCAGAAGACCAAACCGACTATTCAG ATATATCAACCACAACAAGCCCATCATGGTTGGAGAAGATACAACAAACTGTTCGAAACATTCTGCAGGCAGTTAACTTGTTCCAGAGCCCGATAGATAAATCAG AGGCTGCTCACATTCGAAAGGAATATGACGATGCCAGCTCAAAGTTGTCTAAAATACAGTCACGAATATCGAGTCTGACTAAGAAGCTTGAAAGTGATTTTG GGCCAGAGAAGGAGTTCTATACTTTTTATGACCGTTGTTTCGAAAACAAACAGAAGAA ATATGTTTACAAAGTATGCGCATACAAACAAGCTTCCCAGGTGGAAGGCCACAGTTCAACTCAGTTGGG GCATTGGGAGAAATTTGAGGACTCATATCGAACAATGTTGTTCTCAAATGGTGATAAATGCTGGAACGGCCCTGATAGAAGTTTGAAG GTGAAGCTTAGGTGTGGACTGAATAACGAACTGACCGATGTTGATGAGCCGAGTCGTTGCGA ATATGTGGCAATATTATCAACCCCTGCTCTATGCCTAGAAGAAAAGCTCAAG GAACTACAACGAAAATTAGATTTAATGAACATGGAACAACCGCAGAGTCATGATGAACTCTAA